From one Calypte anna isolate BGI_N300 chromosome 11, bCalAnn1_v1.p, whole genome shotgun sequence genomic stretch:
- the WFDC1 gene encoding WAP four-disulfide core domain protein 1 — MDSRGLSEMHFSKKIFATALCVLVLLPGPGCARNLWKRALQLKMTEKYDDYEYPLHSHSSHYQKNDRCPPPPQTLPDRACEVPSCRSDSECERHKRCCYNGCIYACLESVQPPPVLDWLVQPKPRWLGGNGWLLDGPEEVLQAEACSTTEDGDEPLHCPTGYECHIINPGNVAEGIPNRGQCIKLRGNPDGRNLRHKYYKEYFGSNSNNVVGYVKNQQKHLG; from the exons ATGGATTCCAGGGGGCTGTCAGAGATGCATTTCTCCAAAAAGATCTTCGCCACAGCTTTGTGTGTCTTAGTTTTGCTGCCAGGTCCAGGCTGTGCTAGGAATCTCTGGAAACgtgctctgcagctgaaaatgACTGAGAAATATGAT gATTATGAGTACCCTCTTCATTCTCACAGTTCCCACTACCAGAAGAACGACCGCTGCCCACCTCCCCCCCAGACCTTGCCTGACAGAGCCTGCGAGGTCCCCAGCTGCCGCTCCGACTCCGAGTGCGAACGCCACAAGCGCTGCTGCTACAACGGCTGCATCTACGCCTGCCTGGAGTCCGTGCAGCCCCCCCCAG TTTTAGACTGGTTGGTTCAGCCCAAGCCGCGCTGGCTGGGAGGAAATGGGTGGCTTCTGGATGGCCCAGAGGAAGTCTTACAAG ctgaGGCTTGCAGTACCACTGAGGATGGAGATGAGCCTCTGCACTGCCCCACAGGCTATGAGTGCCACATCATCAACCCTGGTAACGTGGCTGAAGGGATCCCTAACAGGGGGCAGTGCATCAAACTCCGTGGAAATCCAG ATGGACGCAACCTGAGGCATAAGTATTACAAGGAATATTTTG GAAGCAATTCCAACAACGTGGTTGGCTATGTGAAAAACCAGCAGAAGCATTTAGGTTAA